One part of the Ictidomys tridecemlineatus isolate mIctTri1 chromosome 13, mIctTri1.hap1, whole genome shotgun sequence genome encodes these proteins:
- the Prelid3a gene encoding PRELI domain containing protein 3A isoform X3 encodes MRKYPNPMNPCVVGVDVLERRVDGHGRLHSLRLLSTEWGLPSLVRAILGTSRTLTYIKEHSVVDPVEKKMELCSSNITLTNLVSVNERLVYTPHPENPGKTVLTQEAIITVKGINLGSYLESLMANTISSNAKKGWAAIEWIIEHSESAVS; translated from the exons ATGCGGAAGTACCCGAACCCGATGAACCCGTGCGTGGTGGGCGTGGACGTGCTGGAGCGCCGCGTGGATGGCCATGGGCGGCTGCACAGCCTGCGCCTGCTCAGCACCGAGTGGGGGCTGCCCAGCCTCGTGCGCGCG attttggGGACCAGTAGGACTTTGACAtacatcaaagagcattctgttGTGGATCCagtggaaaagaaaatggaacttTGTTCCAGCAAT atcaCACTCACAAATTTGGTGTCAGTGAATGAGAGGTTGGTGTACACACCTCACCCGGAGAACCCTGGAAA GACTGTGCTCACACAGGAAGCCATCATCACCGTGAAGGGGATTAACCTTGGCAGCTATCTGGAAAGTCTCATGGCAAACACGATATCATCCAATGCTAAGAAG GGATGGGCTGCTATTGAGTGGATAATCGAACATTCTGAAAGCGCTGTGAGCTAA
- the Prelid3a gene encoding PRELI domain containing protein 3A isoform X2 produces MKVWSSEHVFGHPWDTVIKAAMRKYPNPMNPCVVGVDVLERRVDGHGRLHSLRLLSTEWGLPSLVRAILGTSRTLTYIKEHSVVDPVEKKMELCSSNITLTNLVSVNERLVYTPHPENPGKTVLTQEAIITVKGINLGSYLESLMANTISSNAKKGWAAIEWIIEHSESAVS; encoded by the exons CCACCCGTGGGACACGGTGATCAAGGCAGCCATGCGGAAGTACCCGAACCCGATGAACCCGTGCGTGGTGGGCGTGGACGTGCTGGAGCGCCGCGTGGATGGCCATGGGCGGCTGCACAGCCTGCGCCTGCTCAGCACCGAGTGGGGGCTGCCCAGCCTCGTGCGCGCG attttggGGACCAGTAGGACTTTGACAtacatcaaagagcattctgttGTGGATCCagtggaaaagaaaatggaacttTGTTCCAGCAAT atcaCACTCACAAATTTGGTGTCAGTGAATGAGAGGTTGGTGTACACACCTCACCCGGAGAACCCTGGAAA GACTGTGCTCACACAGGAAGCCATCATCACCGTGAAGGGGATTAACCTTGGCAGCTATCTGGAAAGTCTCATGGCAAACACGATATCATCCAATGCTAAGAAG GGATGGGCTGCTATTGAGTGGATAATCGAACATTCTGAAAGCGCTGTGAGCTAA